The Desmonostoc muscorum LEGE 12446 genome includes a region encoding these proteins:
- the glgP gene encoding alpha-glucan family phosphorylase: MQPIRTFNVSPSLPQRLEPLRRLAYNLHWDWNVETKDLFRRLDSDLWESSRHNPVLMLGTISQARLLEVVEDEGFLAQMDRANRQLEDYLQERTWYQKQREHKPKECYAYFSAEFGLVDCLPVYSGGLGVLAGDHLKSASDLGLPLVGVGLLYQQGYFAQYLNADGWQQERYPINDFYNMPLHLERNPDGSELRIAVDYPGRKVYARVWRVQVGMVPLYLLDTNIEPNNPYDHDITDQLYGGDIDMRIHQEIMLGIGGVQMLKALGLNVTAYHMNEGHAAFSALERIRLLIQEEGLDYAEAKQVVASSNIFTTHTPVPAGIDLFSPDKVLYYLGYYAEIFGLPKEQFLGLGRENTGDLSAPFSMAVLALKMATFSNGVAQLHGVVSRQMFQGLWKKVPVEEVPIAAITNGVHARSCVAKSTQELYDRYLGPNWSSAPVDSPLWERMDAIPDEELWRNHERCRLDMILYVRDHMVKHLRDRGASPSEIVQAQEVLDPYAFTIGFARRFATYKRATLWMRDVERIKRILLANKDRKVQFVIAGKAHPKDIPGKELIRDINHFIREQHLEKQVVFVPNYDIHISRLMVAGCDIWLNTPRRPREASGTSGMKASMNGLPNLSVLDGWWDEADYVRTGWAIGHGENYDDPNYQDEVEANALYDLLDKEVVPLFYEDRDSDGLPRPWVAKMKDAIRLNCPFFNTARMVGEYAQRAYFPASDRYHTLTVDNYAPAKELAAWKAKLSEHWFNIRIKDIDVSTPADIEVNQTVAVKAKVDLATLNNDDVQVELYQGAIDANGDIVNAIPVVMDYQGEDTQGLSTYTANITYTNSGLQGLSLRVLPKNQHLANPYEPRLIAWAE, translated from the coding sequence ATGCAGCCAATTCGCACATTTAACGTCTCCCCCTCACTACCGCAGCGACTCGAACCGCTGCGGCGGCTGGCATATAACTTGCACTGGGATTGGAACGTTGAGACTAAAGATTTATTTCGTCGCTTGGATTCCGACCTGTGGGAGTCTAGCCGCCATAACCCGGTGTTGATGCTGGGTACTATTTCTCAGGCTCGGCTTTTGGAAGTTGTCGAAGATGAAGGCTTCCTGGCGCAAATGGATCGAGCTAACCGTCAGTTAGAAGATTATTTGCAAGAGCGCACCTGGTATCAGAAACAACGCGAACATAAGCCAAAAGAATGCTACGCCTATTTTTCGGCGGAATTTGGACTTGTGGATTGTTTGCCCGTCTATTCTGGAGGCTTGGGCGTTCTGGCGGGAGATCACCTCAAATCTGCTAGTGACTTGGGGCTACCACTTGTAGGTGTAGGTTTACTCTACCAGCAAGGCTACTTTGCCCAGTATCTCAATGCTGATGGTTGGCAGCAGGAACGCTACCCCATCAACGATTTCTACAACATGCCTTTGCACCTAGAACGCAATCCAGATGGCTCAGAACTGCGAATTGCGGTCGATTATCCAGGACGCAAGGTGTACGCCAGAGTTTGGCGCGTACAGGTGGGAATGGTGCCTTTATATCTGCTAGACACCAACATTGAACCTAACAATCCCTACGACCACGACATCACAGACCAACTCTATGGTGGCGACATCGATATGCGTATCCACCAGGAAATTATGCTGGGGATCGGTGGCGTGCAAATGCTCAAGGCCTTGGGGTTGAACGTTACCGCCTACCACATGAATGAAGGTCACGCCGCCTTCTCTGCCCTAGAACGCATCCGGCTGCTGATTCAGGAAGAGGGATTGGATTATGCCGAAGCTAAACAGGTAGTGGCTTCCAGTAATATCTTCACCACTCACACCCCAGTACCAGCAGGGATTGACCTGTTTTCTCCTGATAAAGTTTTGTACTACCTGGGGTACTATGCAGAAATCTTTGGCTTGCCCAAAGAACAATTTTTAGGACTGGGGCGCGAAAATACAGGTGATTTATCTGCGCCTTTCAGTATGGCAGTACTGGCGCTGAAAATGGCAACATTTTCTAATGGCGTAGCACAACTACACGGCGTAGTGTCGCGGCAAATGTTCCAGGGCTTGTGGAAGAAAGTGCCAGTGGAAGAAGTGCCCATCGCCGCCATTACCAACGGTGTTCATGCTCGGAGTTGTGTTGCCAAATCAACTCAAGAGTTATACGATCGCTACCTGGGGCCAAATTGGTCGTCAGCACCAGTAGATAGCCCACTGTGGGAGCGGATGGACGCCATACCCGATGAGGAATTGTGGCGGAATCACGAACGCTGTCGCTTAGACATGATACTGTATGTGCGCGATCACATGGTGAAGCATTTACGCGATCGCGGCGCTTCGCCCTCAGAAATCGTCCAAGCCCAAGAAGTTTTAGACCCTTACGCTTTCACCATTGGCTTTGCTCGTCGCTTTGCCACCTACAAACGCGCTACTTTGTGGATGCGCGATGTAGAACGCATCAAGCGGATTTTATTAGCCAATAAAGACCGCAAGGTGCAATTTGTCATCGCTGGGAAAGCACATCCTAAAGATATTCCCGGTAAAGAACTCATCCGCGACATCAATCACTTTATCCGCGAACAGCATTTAGAAAAGCAGGTAGTGTTTGTTCCTAATTACGACATTCACATTTCCCGGTTGATGGTAGCAGGTTGTGATATTTGGTTAAACACACCGCGTCGTCCACGGGAAGCATCTGGTACCAGTGGCATGAAAGCGTCAATGAATGGATTGCCAAATTTAAGCGTACTAGATGGTTGGTGGGATGAAGCTGATTACGTCCGCACAGGCTGGGCAATTGGACATGGAGAAAATTACGACGATCCCAACTATCAAGATGAAGTAGAAGCAAACGCCCTCTACGATTTGCTAGATAAGGAAGTTGTACCGCTGTTTTATGAAGATCGGGATAGTGATGGCTTACCGCGGCCGTGGGTTGCCAAAATGAAGGATGCAATTCGCTTGAATTGTCCATTCTTTAATACAGCGCGGATGGTAGGAGAATATGCACAAAGGGCTTATTTTCCAGCTAGCGATCGCTATCATACCCTGACCGTTGATAACTATGCCCCAGCCAAAGAACTAGCCGCTTGGAAAGCAAAACTCAGCGAACACTGGTTCAACATCAGAATCAAAGATATTGACGTATCCACACCTGCGGATATTGAAGTTAACCAAACTGTAGCTGTCAAAGCTAAGGTTGATTTGGCAACTTTGAACAATGATGATGTGCAGGTGGAATTATATCAAGGTGCGATCGATGCCAATGGTGATATTGTCAACGCTATACCAGTGGTGATGG